In Rhinoraja longicauda isolate Sanriku21f chromosome 6, sRhiLon1.1, whole genome shotgun sequence, the following proteins share a genomic window:
- the cbx8b gene encoding chromobox protein homolog 8b, protein MELSAVGERVFAAESLLKRRIRKGQVEYLVKWKGWSPKYSTWEPEENILDARLISAFDEREREREIYGPKKRGPKPKTFLLKAKAKTYAFRSDVARGLRMTYPSRSGQESGFTSTRSREGLRRDPATTLQHNALSRGETSKDRNTRVEELSRTHQKTESHKHRGQGGSRKKGSKHSKVDYKDNRAMGTCSPKMSAASELEGGMPTYPHFKRRKSEEPDSGSDELEGKVESGLLRLAGRQEAKLGGAARTHLNRASLGYSEGTHSADSHPLRTNQAVESTVSKNEPGVDAPALKSKHLPEGTVPRNSVSDRSVSKPPLLATHQVSRFLSEPEESWSPSLNNLEKVVVTDVTSNFLTVTIKESSTDEGFFKEKV, encoded by the exons ATGGAGCTGTCTGCCGTGGGCGAGAGGGTTTTCGCCGCTGAATCTCTCCTCAAGCGACGCATTAGGAAA gGTCAAGTCGAGTACCTGGTGAAATGGAAGGGCTGGTCTCCCAA GTACAGTACGTGGGAGCCAGAAGAAAATATCCTGGACGCCCGTCTGATATCAGCCTTTGACGAGAG AGAACGAGAAAGAGAAATATATGGGCCAAAAAAGCGTGGACCCAAACCAAAAACGTTCCTTCTAAAG GCAAAGGCGAAAACCTACGCCTTCCGCAGTGATGTGGCGAGAGGTCTGAGGATGACCTACCCAAGCAGATCTGGTCAAGAATCGGGCTTCACTTCCACCAGGTCCAGAGAGGGCCTTCGGAGGGACCCCGCCACAACTTTGCAGCACAACGCTCTTTCCAGGGGCGAGACCTCTAAAGACAGGAATACCAGAGTGGAGGAGCTGTCGAGAACTCACCAGAAAACCGAGTCACACAAACACAGGGGACAAGGTGGCTCCAGGAAAAAGGGGTCGAAACACAGCAAAGTGGACTACAAGGATAACCGGGCCATGGGCACATGTTCTCCCAAAATGAGCGCAGCAAGTGAACTTGAAGGAGGGATGCCGACATACCCTCATTTTAAACGAAGGAAATCCGAGGAGCCCGATTCTGGGAGTGACGAGCTGGAGGGGAAGGTGGAAAGCGGACTATTACGCTTGGCtgggagacaggaagcaaagctGGGCGGTGCGGCCAGAACACACCTAAATCGCGCGTCGCTGGGCTACAGCGAGGGTACACACAGTGCAGACTCACATCCTCTTCGGACTAACCAAGCCGTGGAAAGTACAGTCTCCAAGAATGAACCAGGGGTGGATGCACCCGCACTTAAAAGTAAGCATCTACCCGAGGGCACGGTGCCAAGGAATAGTGTCAGTGACAGATCTGTTTCAAAGCCCCCCTTGCTGGCTACACACCAAGTGTCCCGATTTCTGTCGGAACCAGAAGAGTCCTGGAGCCCCTCTCTGAACAATTTGGAAAAGGTGGTAGTCACGGATGTCACCTCAAACTTTCTGACTGTTACCATCAAAGAAAGCAGCACGGACGAAGGGTTCTTCAAAGAAAAAGTTTAA